The genomic DNA GGCACGGCGGGCGAGAAGGCGGCGCGCGACTGGCTCATCGGCCGATACCGCGCGTGGGGGGTGGATGCGCGCAACGAGCAGTACGGCACGTGGACTGAGTGGCGGCGCGGCGCCACGCACGTGGACCTGCTGGAGCCGCGCGTCCGCACGCTGAACGGGACGCTGCTGGCATACAGCCCAGGCACCCGCGGCCCCGTGCAGGCGGAAGCCGTCGCGGTCCCCGCCTTCACCTCGCCCGCCGAGCTGAACGCGTGGCTCCCGTCGGTGAAGGGCAAGCTGGTGCTGGCCTCCGCCGCGCCCGCCACCTGCCGCCCGGACGAGAGCTGGGAGCGCGCCGCCACGCCGGAGACGCTGGAGCGCATGCGCCGCGACCGCGGCGCGGCGGACACCGCGTGGCGCCGAAGCCTGGACGCGGCGGGCATCAGCCCGCGTTGGCTGCCCATGAAGCTGGAAGCCGCTGGTGCCGCGGGCGTGATCGCCGTGAGCTGGACCGGCGGATGGGGCGCCGACCGCGTGATGAACGCGTGGACGCTGCGGATGCCCATGGTCACGCTGGACTGCGAGGACTACGGCCTGGTCCACCGCCTCGCATCCCACGGCCAGAAGCCCGTGCTGCGGGTGGATGCGGACGCGCAGTTCGGCGGCGACGTGCCCGTCTTCAACACCGTCGCGACCATCCGCGGCAGCGAGCATCCCGAGGAGTTCGTGGTGCTCTCCGCGCACCTGGACTCGTGGGATGGCGGCTCGGGCGCCACGGACAACGGGGCGGGTACGGTGGCCGTGATGGAGGCCGTCCGCATCCTGCGGCAGGCGTATCCGCACCCGCGGCGCACCATCGTGATCGGCCACTGGGGCGGGGAAGAGGAGGGACTGAACGGCTCCGGCGCCTTCGCGGCGGATCATCCGCAGGTGGTGGGCGGGATGCAGGCGCTCTTCAACATCGACCTGGGCACGGGGCGCATCGACTCCGTATCGATGGGCGGGCTCGCGGGGGCGGGGCCCGTGGTGCGGCGGTGGCTCTCCCGCATCCCCGTCTCCCTCGCGGGGCCGGTGAGCGTGGACGAGCCGGGGACATCGACCGAGGGACACAGCGACCACAGCAGCTTCGCGTGCCGCGGCGCGCCTGCGTTCGACCTGCTGCCGGTGGAGTGGGACTACCGCGCGTACACCTGGCACACGGGCCGCGACACGTACGACAAGCTGGTGATGGACGATGTGCGCTCCAACGCCGTCCTCCTCGCCATGCTCGCCTACCTCGCCGCCGAGGACCCGCAGCGCGTTCCCCGCGACCGCGCGTCCAACGCCGCCATGGCGCCCTGCACCAAGCCCGCCCGCAGCATGATCGAGTTCCTGGAATCCCTCCTCCAGTGAGGGGATTCCCGTAAACCGCAGCAGCGCCGAAACTTGTAGGGGTGCGATTCATCGCATCCGCAAACTTTCCGAGGCGAACCCGTCTCCGCCGGCAGACGGAAACCCACAGCAGCACGCATCGGGAGATGCACGGCGGGCGAGCGGCATCCACGCGGCGGAAAGGCTGGCCGACACGCAGGTCGGCCCCTACAGGATCCGGGCGGATTGTGCGATTGTTGGACGCTGTTCATCTCACGTCAGCCGTTCATCTGCCGTCTGCCGTTCATCGAATCTCAAGCCGTTCATCTACAGAGAGTTGAACCGCCGTTCATCTACCGAGGATGCGCGGCAGCACAGTCGAGAGCCGGCCCAAGGCTGGTGCGCGCCACCCGAGCACGGAGTTCGGCCCATGCAGTTCCGCTCGTTCCGCCTCGCCCTTCCCGTCGCCACCCTGGCCCTCGCGTCGCTCGCCGCACCGCTGCACGGGCAGGACGCGGTGGCGCGCGCCCAGCGCATCTACATGACGCGCCAGTATGCCGCCGCCCGCCGAGCGCTGGAGCCGTACGCGCGCAGCCACCCGAACGACGCGCGCGCGGCCTTCTGGATGGGCCGCACGTACCTGTCGCAGAAGAACGCCGACTCCGCGCTGGTGTGGCTGCAGAAGGCGGTGGAGCTGGACGCGAGGCCGTCGGACTACCACCTGCACCTGGGCAACGCGCTGGGGCTGAAGGGTTTGCAGAGCAACATGCTGCGCCAGGCCATCCTCGCCCGCCAGGCCAAGGCGGAGTTCGAGCGCGCCGTGGAGATCGCCCCGCGCAACGTCGACGCGCACCTGGGCCTGATGCGCTTCTACCTGCTGGCGCCCGGGATCCTGGGCGGCGACATGGACAAGGCGCTCGCGGAAGCGGGAGCCGTGAAGCGCGTGGACGCGTACGTGGGCGCCCTCGCCGCCGCGTCGGTGCAGAAGGCCCGAGGAGACGTGGCCGCCCTCACCGCCGAGTACGAGGCCGCGCTTCGCCGCTTCCCGGACAGCACGGCGCTCTACATCGGCCTGGGCAACACGTACGACGGCCAGAAGCGCTTCACCGACGAGGTCGCGCTGTACGAACGGTTCATCCGGCGCCGGCCGGACGTGATGGTGCCGTACTACCAGCTCGGCCGCATCGCC from Longimicrobiaceae bacterium includes the following:
- a CDS encoding M20/M25/M40 family metallo-hydrolase, which codes for MTAAIPTVSRWRKLPRTIFSAAVLAASLVGGRAEAQAGRASPDSVLEAIRREGMEHSQAEPLAQALMDSIGPRLTGTAGEKAARDWLIGRYRAWGVDARNEQYGTWTEWRRGATHVDLLEPRVRTLNGTLLAYSPGTRGPVQAEAVAVPAFTSPAELNAWLPSVKGKLVLASAAPATCRPDESWERAATPETLERMRRDRGAADTAWRRSLDAAGISPRWLPMKLEAAGAAGVIAVSWTGGWGADRVMNAWTLRMPMVTLDCEDYGLVHRLASHGQKPVLRVDADAQFGGDVPVFNTVATIRGSEHPEEFVVLSAHLDSWDGGSGATDNGAGTVAVMEAVRILRQAYPHPRRTIVIGHWGGEEEGLNGSGAFAADHPQVVGGMQALFNIDLGTGRIDSVSMGGLAGAGPVVRRWLSRIPVSLAGPVSVDEPGTSTEGHSDHSSFACRGAPAFDLLPVEWDYRAYTWHTGRDTYDKLVMDDVRSNAVLLAMLAYLAAEDPQRVPRDRASNAAMAPCTKPARSMIEFLESLLQ
- a CDS encoding tetratricopeptide repeat protein, which produces MQFRSFRLALPVATLALASLAAPLHGQDAVARAQRIYMTRQYAAARRALEPYARSHPNDARAAFWMGRTYLSQKNADSALVWLQKAVELDARPSDYHLHLGNALGLKGLQSNMLRQAILARQAKAEFERAVEIAPRNVDAHLGLMRFYLLAPGILGGDMDKALAEAGAVKRVDAYVGALAAASVQKARGDVAALTAEYEAALRRFPDSTALYIGLGNTYDGQKRFTDEVALYERFIRRRPDVMVPYYQLGRIAAVTGQGLDRGAAALQRYLQSKPVGSDPSLAAAHWRLGMVYARQARRDQARAEYRAALAIVPNFPEARASLAQVGG